The following are encoded together in the Bradyrhizobium genosp. L genome:
- a CDS encoding peptidylprolyl isomerase: protein MAATENTLILETTQGPVTIEMRPDLAPGHVARIKELVREGFYDGIVFHRVIDGFMAQTGCPQGTGTGGSGKKLKAEFNKEPHVRGTASMARAANPDSGDSQFFICFDDASFLDNQYTVWGKVTEGMEHVDKIKRGEPVQNPDKIVKARMAADAA from the coding sequence ATGGCTGCTACCGAAAATACTCTGATCCTCGAAACCACCCAGGGTCCGGTCACGATCGAGATGCGTCCGGATCTGGCGCCGGGCCATGTCGCCCGGATCAAGGAACTGGTGCGCGAGGGCTTTTACGACGGCATCGTGTTCCATCGCGTGATCGACGGTTTCATGGCGCAGACCGGCTGCCCGCAGGGCACCGGCACGGGCGGCTCGGGCAAGAAGCTGAAGGCCGAGTTCAACAAGGAGCCGCATGTCCGTGGCACCGCCTCGATGGCCCGTGCCGCCAATCCGGATTCCGGCGACAGCCAGTTCTTCATCTGCTTCGACGACGCCTCCTTCCTCGACAACCAGTACACGGTCTGGGGCAAGGTCACCGAGGGCATGGAGCACGTCGACAAGATCAAGCGCGGCGAGCCGGTGCAGAACCCGGACAAGATCGTCAAGGCGCGCATGGCCGCCGACGCGGCGTAA
- the queA gene encoding tRNA preQ1(34) S-adenosylmethionine ribosyltransferase-isomerase QueA produces the protein MRTDLFDFELPPERIALRPASPRDSARLLVVHPDGVLRDATIADLPRWLEAGDQIVVNDTKVIAAQLKGRRIGRETEPKIEATLIKRLDGSRWQALVKPAKKLSEGDSIRFGNEGRVCLLGHLDASVEAKGQEGEVTLSFSFHGPALDQAIAEVGITPLPPYIASRRTPDDQDASDYQTMFAANEGAVAAPTAGLHFTPALEAALNSRGVGLHRLTLHVGAGTFLPVKVEETAEHKMHAEWGCITAETASALNAARAKGGRIVAIGTTSMRLLESATTPDGTVQPFAAETSIFIMPGYRFRAVDILLTNFHLPRSTLFMLVSAFSGLETMQKAYAHAIRDGYRFYSYGDACLLFRAHEARADL, from the coding sequence ATGCGCACCGATCTCTTCGACTTCGAGCTCCCTCCTGAACGGATCGCGTTGCGGCCCGCGAGCCCGCGCGATTCCGCACGGCTCCTGGTGGTGCATCCCGACGGCGTGCTGCGCGATGCCACCATCGCCGACCTGCCGCGCTGGCTCGAGGCGGGCGATCAGATCGTCGTCAACGACACCAAGGTGATCGCAGCACAGCTCAAAGGTCGCCGCATCGGCCGCGAGACCGAGCCGAAGATCGAGGCGACCTTGATCAAGCGGCTCGACGGCTCGCGCTGGCAGGCGCTGGTGAAGCCGGCGAAGAAACTCTCCGAAGGCGACAGCATCCGGTTTGGCAATGAGGGCAGGGTCTGCCTGCTCGGCCATCTCGACGCATCAGTCGAGGCGAAGGGGCAGGAGGGTGAGGTGACGCTGTCATTCTCGTTCCACGGCCCCGCGCTCGACCAGGCCATCGCCGAGGTCGGCATCACGCCGCTGCCGCCCTACATCGCCTCGAGGCGCACGCCCGACGATCAGGATGCGAGCGACTACCAGACCATGTTCGCGGCCAACGAAGGCGCGGTCGCAGCACCGACGGCGGGGCTGCATTTCACGCCGGCGCTAGAGGCGGCGCTGAATAGCCGTGGCGTCGGGCTGCATCGCCTGACGCTGCATGTCGGGGCAGGGACGTTCCTCCCCGTGAAGGTCGAGGAGACCGCGGAGCACAAGATGCACGCCGAATGGGGCTGCATCACCGCCGAGACCGCCTCCGCGCTCAATGCCGCGCGCGCCAAGGGCGGCCGTATCGTCGCGATCGGCACGACGTCGATGCGACTGCTCGAGAGTGCCACGACGCCCGACGGCACCGTCCAGCCGTTTGCGGCCGAGACCTCGATCTTCATCATGCCCGGCTATCGCTTCCGCGCGGTGGACATCCTGCTGACCAATTTCCATCTGCCGCGCTCGACATTGTTCATGCTGGTCTCGGCGTTCTCCGGACTGGAGACGATGCAGAAGGCCTACGCGCACGCGATCCGGGACGGCTACCGGTTCTATTCGTATGGCGATGCGTGTTTGCTGTTCAGGGCGCATGAGGCACGCGCAGATTTGTAG
- a CDS encoding peptidylprolyl isomerase translates to MIRILALVAALFCVTSAVAQPLPAGLDKANAIVIDTTKGRIVIKLRPDLAPKHAERIKLLAREGYYNNVPFHRVIDGFMAQTGDGKNFNGTGGSKYPNLPAEFSNVPYKRGIVGMARTSDPNSANSQFFIMFADGPSLNGKYTVIGEVVSGMDVVDKLKRGEPVPDPDKMVKVQVASDIK, encoded by the coding sequence ATGATCCGCATTCTTGCACTCGTTGCCGCGCTGTTCTGCGTCACATCGGCGGTCGCCCAACCGCTGCCCGCCGGCCTCGACAAGGCCAATGCGATCGTGATCGACACCACCAAGGGCCGCATCGTGATCAAGCTGCGGCCCGATCTGGCGCCGAAGCATGCCGAGCGGATCAAGCTGCTGGCGCGTGAGGGCTACTACAACAACGTGCCGTTCCACCGCGTGATCGACGGCTTCATGGCGCAGACCGGTGACGGCAAGAACTTCAACGGCACCGGCGGCTCGAAATATCCGAACCTGCCGGCTGAATTCTCCAACGTGCCCTACAAGCGGGGCATCGTCGGCATGGCGCGGACCAGCGATCCGAACTCGGCGAATTCGCAGTTCTTCATCATGTTCGCCGACGGCCCGAGCCTGAACGGCAAGTACACCGTGATCGGCGAAGTGGTGTCCGGCATGGACGTCGTCGACAAGCTCAAGCGCGGCGAACCGGTTCCCGATCCCGACAAGATGGTGAAGGTGCAGGTCGCATCCGACATCAAGTGA
- the tgt gene encoding tRNA guanosine(34) transglycosylase Tgt, producing the protein MTSADHPANHFELLATDGAARTGRLATPHGVVRTPAFMPVGTAGAMKGMHWREVRDAGADIVLGNTYHLMLRPGAERIAALGGLQRFTGWGGPMLTDSGGFQVMSLSELRKVTEQAVTFRSHIDGAKVELSPERSIEVQRLLGSDIAMQMDECVRLPAERADIERAMQLSLRWAERSKRAFETAPDGYMLFGIVQGGDVPALRHVSARELTAIGFHGYAIGGLAVGEPQAVMLSMIEETAPVLPADRPRYLMGVGTPEDILEAVARGVDMFDCVMPTRNGRHGMAFTRFGQINLRNARHIDDPRPLDEESPWPAARSNSRAYLHHLVRSGETLGAMLLSEINIAYYQQLMQGIREAIANGTFEDFKTKTRAGWARGDLAPR; encoded by the coding sequence ATGACATCCGCCGATCATCCTGCCAATCATTTCGAGCTGCTCGCCACCGATGGCGCCGCCCGCACCGGGCGCCTGGCCACGCCGCATGGCGTGGTGCGCACGCCGGCGTTCATGCCGGTCGGCACGGCAGGCGCGATGAAGGGAATGCATTGGCGCGAAGTGCGCGACGCCGGCGCCGACATCGTGCTCGGCAACACCTATCACCTGATGCTGCGGCCGGGCGCCGAGCGGATCGCAGCACTTGGCGGGCTGCAGCGCTTCACCGGCTGGGGAGGCCCGATGCTGACGGATTCCGGCGGCTTCCAGGTGATGTCGCTGTCGGAGCTGCGCAAGGTGACCGAGCAGGCGGTGACCTTCCGCTCGCATATCGACGGCGCCAAGGTCGAGCTGTCGCCGGAGCGCTCGATCGAGGTGCAGCGGCTGCTCGGCTCCGACATCGCGATGCAGATGGACGAGTGCGTTCGCCTGCCGGCCGAGCGTGCCGACATCGAGCGTGCGATGCAGCTCTCGCTGCGCTGGGCCGAACGCTCCAAGCGCGCCTTCGAGACCGCGCCAGACGGCTATATGCTGTTCGGCATCGTGCAGGGCGGCGACGTTCCTGCGTTGCGCCACGTCAGTGCGCGGGAGCTCACTGCAATCGGCTTTCATGGTTATGCGATCGGCGGGCTTGCGGTCGGCGAGCCGCAGGCGGTGATGCTGTCGATGATCGAGGAGACCGCCCCGGTGCTGCCGGCAGATCGGCCGCGTTACCTGATGGGCGTCGGCACGCCCGAGGACATCCTGGAAGCGGTGGCGCGCGGCGTCGACATGTTCGACTGCGTGATGCCGACCCGGAACGGCCGCCACGGCATGGCGTTCACCCGGTTCGGCCAGATCAATCTGCGCAACGCCCGCCATATCGACGATCCGCGGCCGCTCGACGAGGAAAGTCCGTGGCCGGCGGCGCGCAGCAATTCACGCGCCTACCTGCACCATCTGGTGCGGTCGGGTGAAACGCTTGGGGCAATGCTGCTGTCCGAAATCAATATCGCCTATTACCAGCAGCTGATGCAGGGCATCCGCGAGGCGATCGCGAACGGCACCTTCGAGGACTTCAAAACGAAAACGCGCGCCGGATGGGCGCGCGGTGATCTTGCTCCGAGATGA
- a CDS encoding aspartate-semialdehyde dehydrogenase — protein sequence MSNDPVVAIVGVTGAVGAEFIATMDKRGFRVGKLKALASARSAGKTIDFRGKQVVIEELTERAFEGVDIALFSAGSGISKKFAPLAVKSGAVVVDNSSAFRMDPNVPLVIPEVNADRIRDHKGIIANPNCAAITALVPLWPIHQRNRIKRVIISTYQAASGAGAAAMDELVESTRAHLNGQVFTPKVMPHPYAFNLFNHNTSIDPETGYNDEETKVIKETHKIFEDDRIAVGVTCVRVPVLRAHSEAITFECEKPITEDQVRAIMAQAPGVKVIDDRARNYFPMPIDASGQDDVLVGRIRKDLSDPSGHSISMFVAADQLLKGAALNAVQIAELLPEHAMA from the coding sequence GTGAGTAACGATCCCGTCGTCGCGATTGTCGGCGTCACCGGTGCCGTCGGCGCCGAGTTCATCGCCACCATGGACAAGCGCGGCTTCCGCGTCGGCAAGCTGAAGGCGCTGGCGAGCGCCCGCTCGGCCGGCAAGACCATCGATTTCCGCGGCAAGCAGGTGGTGATCGAGGAGCTCACCGAGCGCGCTTTCGAGGGCGTCGACATCGCGCTGTTCTCCGCCGGCAGCGGCATCTCGAAGAAGTTCGCGCCGCTTGCGGTGAAGTCGGGCGCCGTCGTGGTCGACAATTCCTCGGCGTTCCGGATGGATCCGAACGTGCCGCTGGTCATCCCGGAGGTCAACGCGGACCGCATCCGCGACCACAAGGGCATCATCGCCAACCCGAACTGCGCCGCCATCACAGCGCTGGTGCCGCTGTGGCCGATCCACCAGCGGAACCGCATCAAGCGCGTGATCATCTCGACCTACCAGGCCGCCAGCGGCGCCGGAGCTGCCGCGATGGACGAGCTCGTCGAATCGACCCGCGCCCATCTCAACGGACAAGTGTTCACGCCGAAGGTGATGCCGCATCCCTACGCCTTCAACCTGTTCAACCACAACACATCGATCGATCCCGAGACCGGCTACAACGACGAGGAGACCAAGGTCATCAAGGAGACCCACAAGATCTTCGAGGACGACAGGATCGCGGTCGGCGTCACCTGCGTGCGGGTGCCGGTGTTGCGCGCGCATTCCGAGGCGATCACGTTCGAATGCGAGAAGCCGATCACCGAGGATCAAGTGCGCGCGATCATGGCGCAGGCGCCTGGTGTCAAGGTGATCGACGATCGCGCCAGGAACTACTTCCCGATGCCGATCGACGCCTCCGGCCAGGACGACGTGCTGGTCGGCCGCATCCGCAAGGATCTCAGCGACCCCTCGGGACATTCGATCTCGATGTTCGTGGCGGCCGATCAGTTGCTCAAGGGCGCCGCATTGAACGCGGTGCAGATCGCCGAGCTCTTGCCCGAACACGCGATGGCGTGA
- a CDS encoding TetR/AcrR family transcriptional regulator, with the protein MGMELTATRGKAGKRGEAKSRGGRPTRDAAIERDQRLIEVATRLFLERGFDATSIDALAEAARVSKPTVYAQYGDKRGLFTAVLRREIARWLAPLAAAAGEMRVDGRSDRSVEERLIDLGRQLLTLNCSADSIAFSRILTAQAINFPEIAKLAVDEGWSKAVSTTAEFFDHLVDGGGLALEDTTIAAETFLNMVVGHTHRMATFGMPIDLKAAEKRMEVSIRLFLAGALGPPDRAGTGASSKTVPRRRPAR; encoded by the coding sequence ATGGGCATGGAATTGACCGCAACCAGGGGCAAGGCAGGCAAACGCGGCGAGGCGAAGTCGCGCGGCGGCCGGCCGACCCGGGACGCCGCGATCGAGCGCGACCAGCGGCTGATCGAGGTCGCCACCCGCCTGTTCCTGGAGCGCGGCTTCGACGCCACCTCGATCGACGCACTGGCCGAGGCCGCGCGCGTCAGCAAGCCCACCGTCTATGCCCAATACGGCGACAAGCGCGGCCTGTTCACCGCGGTGCTGCGGCGTGAGATCGCGCGCTGGCTCGCCCCGCTCGCCGCGGCGGCCGGCGAAATGCGGGTCGATGGTCGATCGGACCGTTCGGTCGAGGAGCGCCTGATCGACCTTGGGCGCCAGCTGCTGACGCTGAACTGCAGTGCGGACTCGATCGCCTTCAGCCGGATACTGACCGCGCAGGCGATCAACTTCCCCGAGATCGCCAAGCTCGCGGTCGACGAAGGCTGGTCGAAGGCGGTCTCCACCACGGCCGAGTTCTTCGACCATCTGGTCGATGGCGGCGGCCTCGCACTCGAGGACACCACGATCGCGGCCGAGACCTTTCTCAACATGGTGGTCGGCCACACCCACCGGATGGCGACGTTCGGCATGCCGATCGACCTGAAAGCCGCCGAGAAACGCATGGAAGTCTCGATCCGGCTGTTTCTCGCCGGCGCCCTCGGACCGCCGGATCGCGCCGGCACCGGCGCCTCATCCAAAACCGTCCCGCGCCGCCGGCCGGCGCGCTGA
- a CDS encoding PepSY domain-containing protein: MAIAEARNAGSTTADVSFEGKSDPAFYRVKTVANGRMWEYTVSAVNGELIGDGTVSLLETLGAEDRGNLAVLRTLRQRLSDAVRVAERTTSGKAISGGLTRESGKLNFVIVVVAGSDLKQVILEPPGARLR, translated from the coding sequence ATGGCCATCGCCGAGGCACGAAATGCCGGTTCGACCACCGCTGATGTCAGCTTCGAAGGCAAATCCGACCCCGCCTTCTATCGGGTCAAGACCGTCGCCAACGGCCGCATGTGGGAATACACCGTCAGCGCCGTGAATGGTGAATTGATCGGCGACGGGACGGTCTCCCTCCTGGAGACCTTGGGCGCCGAAGACCGCGGCAACCTCGCCGTATTGCGGACGCTTCGGCAGCGTCTGTCCGATGCCGTGCGTGTCGCCGAACGCACCACGTCGGGAAAGGCGATCAGCGGCGGATTGACCCGCGAGAGCGGCAAGCTCAATTTCGTGATCGTCGTGGTCGCGGGCAGCGATCTGAAACAGGTGATCCTCGAGCCGCCCGGCGCGCGTCTTCGGTAG
- a CDS encoding patatin-like phospholipase family protein, translated as MAARAIRLVLLCGLALTLTACSSLPRTPYTAADAVGSRVLDLDGLRRYADEPASKFRLEKDDRRFPFKTYLALSGGGADGAYAVGILNGWTAAGNRPTFGVVSGVSTGGLIAPFAFLGPRYDATLKEVYTSGIAETLLTDPSITRVLFGSGLFGNTRLRELVARYVGPELLSEVAREHAKGRKLLIVTTDLDTQRTVIWDMGRIAAVGTPEALQLFRDVMAASASIPLVFPPIMIDAEGQGRRFQEMHVDGGVTAPVLTLPDALLFQGRAWPANSRFDIYILVNKKLERNFELVSNSTIDVASRSISAITQAQTRSVILSTYDFAQRNHLGFHLSYIERDYPSPESIGFDTGYMRALYQYGYDKAATGSAWAATPP; from the coding sequence ATGGCCGCTCGCGCGATCCGGCTCGTCCTGCTCTGCGGCCTCGCGTTGACGCTGACCGCCTGCAGCTCGCTGCCGCGTACGCCCTACACCGCCGCCGATGCCGTCGGCTCACGCGTGCTGGATCTCGACGGGTTGCGGCGCTACGCGGATGAACCCGCTTCGAAATTCCGCCTGGAGAAGGACGACCGCCGCTTCCCGTTCAAGACCTATCTCGCCCTCTCCGGCGGCGGCGCCGACGGCGCCTATGCCGTCGGCATCCTCAACGGCTGGACCGCGGCCGGCAACCGTCCGACCTTCGGGGTGGTCTCGGGCGTCTCGACCGGCGGGCTGATTGCGCCCTTTGCATTCCTCGGACCGCGCTATGACGCGACGCTGAAGGAGGTCTACACCTCCGGCATCGCGGAAACCCTGCTGACGGATCCGAGCATCACGCGGGTGCTGTTCGGCTCCGGCCTGTTCGGCAACACGCGGCTGCGCGAGCTGGTCGCCCGCTATGTCGGGCCGGAGCTCCTGAGCGAGGTGGCGCGCGAGCATGCCAAGGGCAGAAAGCTCCTGATCGTCACCACCGATCTCGACACCCAGCGCACCGTGATCTGGGACATGGGGCGGATTGCCGCGGTCGGCACGCCGGAGGCGTTGCAGCTGTTTCGCGACGTGATGGCGGCCTCGGCCAGCATCCCGCTGGTGTTTCCGCCGATCATGATCGATGCAGAGGGCCAGGGCCGCCGCTTCCAGGAGATGCATGTCGATGGCGGGGTGACCGCGCCGGTCCTCACGCTGCCCGATGCGTTGCTGTTCCAGGGCCGCGCCTGGCCCGCCAACAGCCGCTTCGACATCTACATTCTGGTCAACAAGAAGCTCGAGCGAAACTTCGAGCTGGTCTCCAACTCCACGATCGACGTCGCCTCCCGCAGCATCTCCGCGATCACCCAGGCGCAGACCCGCTCGGTGATCCTGTCGACCTACGATTTCGCCCAGCGCAACCATCTGGGCTTCCATCTGTCCTATATCGAGCGCGACTACCCCTCGCCGGAGTCGATCGGGTTCGACACCGGCTATATGCGCGCGCTCTATCAATACGGATACGACAAGGCCGCCACCGGCAGCGCCTGGGCCGCGACGCCCCCGTGA
- the coaD gene encoding pantetheine-phosphate adenylyltransferase, which produces MPRIALYPGSFDPVTNGHLDVVRQAVHLCDRLVVAVAVHAGKKPLFSTEERLAMLAEVCGPIAQAAGCAFDCTTYDNLTVTAARTLGATIMIRGLRDGTDLDYEMQLAGMNEAMAPDVHTVFVPASVAVRPITATLVRQIAQMGGDFAAFVPSSVAASLKAKFAG; this is translated from the coding sequence ATGCCCCGTATCGCGCTCTACCCAGGCTCCTTCGATCCCGTTACCAACGGCCATCTCGACGTGGTCCGGCAGGCCGTCCATCTGTGCGACCGCCTGGTCGTCGCGGTAGCCGTCCATGCCGGCAAGAAGCCGCTATTCTCCACCGAGGAACGGCTCGCCATGCTGGCCGAAGTCTGCGGCCCGATTGCCCAGGCAGCCGGCTGCGCGTTCGATTGCACCACTTACGACAATCTAACGGTGACGGCGGCGCGCACACTCGGCGCGACCATCATGATTCGCGGCCTGCGCGACGGCACCGATCTCGACTACGAGATGCAGCTAGCCGGCATGAACGAGGCGATGGCACCGGACGTCCATACCGTATTCGTGCCCGCCTCGGTCGCGGTCCGCCCGATCACCGCCACACTGGTGCGCCAGATCGCCCAGATGGGCGGCGACTTCGCAGCCTTCGTGCCGTCATCGGTCGCCGCTAGCCTGAAGGCCAAGTTCGCCGGCTGA
- the cysK gene encoding cysteine synthase A encodes MDAPTTSAVQPGRGRVFDSIVDAIGNTPTVRLRRLPQANGVDATILAKLEYFNPAASVKDRIGAAMVTAMEKAGIINADTVLIEPTSGNTGIALAYVAASRGYRLKLVMPESMSIERRRMLAFLGAEIVLTPAAQGMKGSIATAEELVRTTPNAVMPQQFKNLANPEVHRRTTAEEIWNDTAGNIDYFVAGVGTGGTITGVGQVLKPRKPSLKVVAVEPEESPVLSGGQHTPHKIQGIGAGFIPDILDRSVIDEIVKVNSATAIETSRALARNEGIPGGISSGAAIAAAMQIGKRPEAAAKTILAIVPSFSERYLSTALFEGI; translated from the coding sequence ATGGACGCGCCGACAACGAGTGCAGTGCAACCCGGACGCGGACGCGTCTTTGACTCCATCGTCGACGCGATCGGCAATACGCCGACCGTGCGGCTGCGAAGGCTGCCGCAGGCCAACGGCGTCGATGCGACGATCCTTGCCAAGCTGGAATATTTCAATCCGGCGGCCAGCGTGAAGGACCGCATCGGCGCCGCGATGGTCACGGCGATGGAGAAGGCCGGCATCATCAATGCCGACACCGTGCTGATCGAACCGACCTCGGGCAATACCGGCATCGCGCTTGCCTATGTCGCGGCCTCCCGCGGCTACCGGCTGAAGCTGGTGATGCCGGAATCGATGTCGATCGAACGGCGGCGGATGCTGGCCTTCCTCGGCGCCGAAATCGTGCTGACCCCTGCGGCGCAGGGCATGAAGGGCTCGATCGCGACCGCCGAGGAGCTGGTGCGCACGACGCCGAATGCCGTGATGCCGCAGCAATTCAAGAACCTCGCCAATCCGGAAGTGCATCGCCGCACCACCGCCGAGGAGATCTGGAACGACACCGCCGGCAACATCGATTACTTCGTGGCCGGTGTCGGCACCGGCGGCACCATCACCGGGGTCGGGCAGGTGCTCAAACCCCGCAAGCCCTCGCTCAAGGTCGTCGCCGTGGAGCCCGAGGAGAGCCCAGTGCTGTCGGGCGGCCAGCACACGCCGCACAAGATCCAGGGCATCGGCGCCGGCTTCATCCCCGATATCCTCGACCGTTCTGTCATCGACGAGATCGTCAAGGTCAACAGTGCGACTGCGATCGAGACCTCGCGGGCACTGGCGCGCAATGAAGGCATCCCCGGCGGCATCTCGTCGGGTGCTGCGATCGCAGCCGCCATGCAGATCGGCAAGCGGCCGGAGGCGGCCGCCAAGACCATCCTGGCGATTGTGCCGTCGTTCTCGGAGCGCTATCTGTCGACGGCGCTGTTTGAAGGAATTTGA